TTGAGTTGAAATATATTagttattattcaaattttttatgaatgcattacattgcatatattttagcaaaaatatattaataattattttaattttttttttcgatgtatttcatttatgaaatcttcattttttcctaAATATTTTAAGATTTTTGGTCATTAATAATAATTGATTCCATTTTTAAACTTCGACGATAAAAAACACATAAAACTATTGCAGCAAAAAGACTGGAAGGTGCACAATATGCCTGTGGTAGAAACGGAACAGACAAAACTCCCAATGACAGACAACGAAATAAGGAAATCAGCACCTTTTGTGAAGATGAACCCATGGGCCCCATCCCAGAGTGGAATCATAGAAAGCGtgatttatttgaaatatctCCTAAAGGTAATTTCAATCTATTCATTATTGATTTCGTTAATATTAATTTCTGCTCGTTTCAGGACGCTGATCGAAagcaaaaagaagaagaaaaaattgatgaaaaatcgaTGAACAAACTACAGACCGGCGCGATGAAGCAtgtgttcagcatgtccaactTAGGATGATAGGCTTTTCTTGAGGGAAAATTGTAAATTTCCCAGTGATAAATTATTGTGATTGTGacttgaataaatta
The window above is part of the Coccinella septempunctata chromosome 8, icCocSept1.1, whole genome shotgun sequence genome. Proteins encoded here:
- the LOC123319060 gene encoding uncharacterized protein LOC123319060, translated to MDLTDTSSYRVETKNNQKKRKPVFWTLAATACYRKMMKGPYYCEPVRMFIFYNLFKGQKDWKVHNMPVVETEQTKLPMTDNEIRKSAPFVKMNPWAPSQSGIIESVIYLKYLLKDADRKQKEEEKIDEKSMNKLQTGAMKHVFSMSNLG